In a single window of the Papaver somniferum cultivar HN1 chromosome 8, ASM357369v1, whole genome shotgun sequence genome:
- the LOC113302028 gene encoding putative uncharacterized protein DDB_G0288959 — MRFFRRIAGILGFGKDEQHHSDEDEIADNHQNLNQNQHHHHQQQHNHHHQNQQNRDSNNNNSSKEETRRSSKGFGVKVPVVVDRVNPGPLLVPTHLGDGGVQGLKWYAKRLRIDEDGDVADEFLDEVVQPVEVSSAADDRRQVASAADDRKQLLKKFELKYSTKPAKVRKQVITIDGKIHQSVEYQGKLQWV, encoded by the exons atgagatttttcagaagaatcgCGGGTATACTTGGGTTTGGAAAAGATGAACAACATCattcagatgaagatgaaattGCTGATAATCACCAAAATTTAAATCAAaaccaacatcatcatcatcaacaacaacataatcatcatcatcagaatcaaCAAAATCGTGATAGTAATAACAATAATAGTAGTAAAGAAGAAACACGTAGAAGTTCAAAAGGGTTTGGAGTTAAAGTTCCTGTTGTTGTCGATCGAGTTAATCCTGGTCCTTTACTCGTTCCTACTCATCTCGGCGATGGCGGCGTTCAA GGTTTGAAATGGTATGCTAAGCGCCTTCGGATAGACGAAGATGGTGATGTTGCAGATGAGTTCCTTGACGAGGTCGTGCAACCAGTAGAAGTATCATCTGCAGCCGATGATAGGAGACAAGTAGCATCTGCAGCTGATGATAGGAAACAACTGCTGAAGAAGTTTGAGTTGAAGTACAGCACAAAGCCAGCTAAAGTGAGAAAGCAGGTGATTACGATTGACGGAAAAATCCATCAAAGTGTGGAATATCAAGGAAAATTACAGTGGGTGTAG
- the LOC113302030 gene encoding uncharacterized protein LOC113302030: MGYRGRTIREPESALLTMTRTIKTPLSTVLIFVSPVKILCNCRSMTQRHLWSVGAIPFQLVTENAPFNRNNPIQVVTDQQDLVVQEVEHQESSEELRVMLQQSISHNLR, from the exons ATGGGTTAT AGGGGAAGAACGATTAGAGAGCCAGAATCTGCCTTATTAACCATGACAAGAACAATCAAAACACCTCTGAGTACCGTTTTGATATTCGTTTCACCTGTAAAGATATTATGCAACTGCAGAAGTATGACACAAAG GCATCTCTGGAGTGTTGGTGCTATCCCTTTTCAACTTGTAACTGAAAATGCCCCATTCAACAGAAATAATCCAATTCAG GTGGTGACAGACCAGCAAGATTTGGTGGTCCAAGAGGTGGAGCACCAGGAGAGTTCGGAGGAGTTAAGGGTGATGCTCCAGCAAAGTATCAGCCACAATTTAAG GTAG